The following proteins are encoded in a genomic region of Thunnus maccoyii chromosome 8, fThuMac1.1, whole genome shotgun sequence:
- the LOC121902439 gene encoding endothelin receptor type B-like, with the protein MRAVALLCLLMVAEVGASRFIRDSRGGLEASEPSKNNASILLPPSRPGRPRGSFPPMCIKPTEIKHAFKYVNTIVSCLIFVVGIIGNSTLLRIIYKNKCMRNGPNVLIGSLALGDLLYIIIAIPINVFKLIAEDWPFGVYVCKLMPFIQKASVGITVLSLCALSIDRYHAVTSWSRVKGMGIPLWKAVEVTLIWLAAVVLAVPEALAFDMLEMPYRGNKLRVCLLHPEQSAGFMKFYQDVKDWWLFGFYFCFPLACTGIFYTLMSCEMLSRKKGMRIALNDHMKQRREVAKTVFCLVLIFALCWLPLHLSRILKKTIYDQNDPNRCELLSFLLVMDYIGINMASLNSCINPIALYFVSQKFKNCFQSCLCCWCYRTSPLDERGSGGRWKGSCHGNGLDRSSSRSSQKYTSSS; encoded by the exons ATGAGGGCCGTCGCTCTGCTGTGTCTCCTGATGGTCGCCGAGGTTGGAGCCTCTCGGTTCATCCGTGACTCCCGAGGCGGGCTTGAAGCTTCAGAACCCTCCAAGAACAACGCCTCCATCCTGCTTCCACCCTCACGGCCGGGCCGACCGCGGGGCTCCTTCCCCCCCATGTGCATAAAGCCTACGGAGATCAAGCACGCCTTCAAGTATGTGAACACCATCGTGTCCTGCCTGATCTTTGTGGTGGGGATCATCGGCAACTCAACGCTGCTTAGGATCATATATAAGAACAAGTGTATGAGGAACGGACCCAATGTCCTGATTGGCAGCCTGGCACTGGGGGACCTGCTTTATATTATCATCGCCATCCCCATCAATGTGTTCAAG CTAATAGCTGAGGACTGGCCCTTTGGGGTGTACGTCTGTAAGTTGATGCCGTTCATACAGAAAGCTTCAGTGGGCATCACCGTCCTCAGCCTGTGTGCCCTGAGTATCGACCG ctacCATGCAGTGACATCATGGAGCAGAGTAAAGGGGATGGGGATCCCTCTGTGGAAAGCAGTGGAGGTGACTTTGATCTGGCTGGCTGCTGTGGTGTTGGCGGTTCCCGAGGCGCTGGCATTTGACATGTTGGAGATGCCGTACAGAGGCAACAAGctgcgtgtgtgtctgctgcatcCAGAGCAGAGCGCCGGCTTTATGAAG TTCTACCAGGATGTGAAAGACTGGTGGCTTTTTGGCTTCTACTTCTGCTTCCCACTGGCCTGTACAGGAATCTTCTACACTCTCATGTCCTGCGAGATGCTCAGTCGCAAAAAAGGCATGCGGATTGCACTCAACGACCACATGAAACAG CGGAGAGAAGTGGCGAAGACGGTGTTCTGCCTCGTGCTGATTTTTGCTCTCTGCTGGCTGCCGCTCCATCTCAGCCGTATTCTGAAGAAAACAATCTATGACCAAAATGACCCCAACCGCTGTGAACTGCTCAG CTTCCTGTTAGTGATGGATTACATCGGCATCAACATGGCCTCCCTAAACTCCTGCATTAACCCCATTGCCCTCTACTTTGTCAGCCAGAAGTTTAAAAACTGCTTCCAG TCTTGCCTGTGCTGCTGGTGCTACAGAACATCTCCCCTGGATGAACGAGGTTCAGGCGGACGGTGGAAGGGCTCTTGCCACGGGAACGGACTAGACCGCTCCAGCTCCCGCTCCAGTCAGAAATACACAAGCtcttcataa